The genomic stretch TGATTATATGTATAGTCATACAGAACAAACAATGCGAGAGTAGTGTTTTTGAAGCAAAGACCAATATCATTGTCATCATCATCAAATAGTCTTCCATTTAGGGTTTCTTCTACTTCTGGGAATATTTGCATCAAATGTGTCCGAACTCTCCACCACCCTTATCTCTTCTGCTCTCTCTCTTgcaaggtttaatttttttatttcgttttttaattagggcatattattattattattattattatatattagttTGTACTTTTGTGTTATTAGAATTTGCACACTAATAATGGTAGCGTTGggtaacaattaataaaacaattttctatttatttgattaaaaatatgaaaacaaaatCCAAAATCATGTTTGATAATATTAattgtattttctatttttttaaattttaattaaaatttattaaattttgaaaataaaattttttcactttcaaactTCTTTTAAACAGTgttcaatttttcttttctttttttcttctcttcttcaaatcaacacctcgtgttgttaaacaaaaaataaaaataaaagttatcaaacgagattattattttttgattttaaaaacaaaaaacaaaaatagttaccaaacatatttttattttttaaaaataaaaaaacaaaaataaaataataataataataataaaataatataattattattattattattattattattattattattattattattattattatattagttTGTAGTTTTGTGTCATTAGAATTTGCACTACGTACACTAATAATATTATCAATTACAATAACAGGTGTATCATCGTGGAATAACACAAGAAGAAGAACCTGCTAAGAGAGTATTACTTCTAGATCGAATGACTACTCCTGAGTCGGTTCTTGACTCGCCCGAGTCAACTAGCATTACCATTACTACTACCATGACTAGTAATACTAACTCTGGTCATGGTGTAATTATTAGAACTAGTAATGGAGAGAGTTGCACAACCCTAATGCTTACCAAGAAGCGTAGCAGTAGTGAGGTCGGCCATAATGAACCACCTAATAATCATGTTACGTACTACCGCCCGGTGAGGAGTTCGCCGGCGGTGGATGTGAACGTTGGGCGTAATCGTCGCCGGAAGGGTCTTCCTCAACGGTCACCTTTgaattgataaatatatattataatattgaaatttataaataattaatagatATAAGTGTTGTGTTGGAGTACATTTTTGCTTTGGTGTTACTGGTATATGAgtgtaataattatatatttacgaTATTAGTACGTAGTAGT from Humulus lupulus chromosome 5, drHumLupu1.1, whole genome shotgun sequence encodes the following:
- the LOC133779966 gene encoding protein RGF1 INDUCIBLE TRANSCRIPTION FACTOR 1-like; translation: MPTTFVLGIGFVFCSVCLGSSLVVPEWVEILLGDKFFTVCSVHDECTEKKKRKKKTEKNIFCLDCCTALCSHCLSHHHLHSLLQIRRYVYHDVIRISDAKKLNIDCSSVQSYRTNNARVVFLKQRPISLSSSSNSLPFRVSSTSGNICIKCVRTLHHPYLFCSLSCKVYHRGITQEEEPAKRVLLLDRMTTPESVLDSPESTSITITTTMTSNTNSGHGVIIRTSNGESCTTLMLTKKRSSSEVGHNEPPNNHVTYYRPVRSSPAVDVNVGRNRRRKGLPQRSPLN